The genomic DNA AACAACCTCTTCATTGATTTGTTCGGTGGTTTTAGTTCTAATTTGCTTCaattcttcttctctctttgcCATCATCACAACTGAGACCGAAGCGGTGCGTTTCGTCGCTGGGATTGTGCACGTGTTTGGTTGACGTAGACGAATGCCATTGAAGGAGGATTTGAAATGTAatggttttggaagaaaagaaagtgttgaagaagaagatggtgaAGCAACGGAGAGGTTCAACATTGTGTTTCCGCGCTCGTATGTTTTATCTGATGAACAGCAACTGTGTGCAGTATGTGTTGTAGTTGCAGATAAGATCCACACCCTATCTTACTTCATCCTTTATGAGCACAActcctcttttattttattttattttttattcattttttctttctttataaattagATTCAGAGAATtggtttgtataaaaaaaaagtttttttagatACTGgattgaaaacattttttttttttaatgtttggttAACAGAAATATTGGATTGAAAACATTTACGAATTCAAAGTATTTATGTATAACCAAAGTTacttaaataataatatgttaTAGACGTTTTTTTAGATATAACAACGCTTTTTATAGATATCCAAcattcactttcttttttagaGGAATATACGTAGATTTAATCTTATGGAATGAGTTATATGAATTGTTGGAATCCACATGtatttcactaaaaaaaatatagcgaGTATTAGAAATTTAAGTCAGGTTGATGGTGTTTAATGACCTTTGAGTATGGTACTTCCTCAATTGTTGGTTTCTTCTCCGTCACTCTCGGCCTTCTTTTTCGGGGAACGAAAGcagtgtatatttttttttaaagaagttaaacTAGCCCACTCAAATTGACAATGAAGAGAATCAAACATGAGACATTGCGGAGAAACACACTCCAAGAACCCAAACCAACACCACCAGAGCAACTTAAGTGGACTTCGTTGATGTTTCACATACCTGCACTTCATTGATGTTTCACTATTAgaatttgattacatcaaatgagagtcttacaaatcatcctaagtgaaacaaatGAACATCAGAAAGTTCATTTCCAGCACATACTTTCAATCTGACGGACAAGTACAATTGGTAAAAagtaaaagcaaaaacaaaaagcaaacTCAAGTGCGACTCAATGAGAATTAGACATGCATGGGGTTTGGTACTGCACAAGGATCAGAAAATCCCctaaagcatgggcatgaagtgACAATTCCACTTTCCTCTCTCCTGCACAAGTTCTAAGGCAGATTTGCAAAGGCTTTTGTTCAacattattttgaattatgtaTGAAGAACGATACTCATGGAAAATCCCTTAAATTCATCTGACATTCATAGGATGAACCCAAAAACACATATGACATTCATCCTTATGAACTTAGGAACAATATCCTGATGAACACAACAATATTCCGAAGAACACAACAACGTTTTTAAGTATTATGATGAacccaaaaatattttgaagttcatAATGTTGATCAAGACTTCAAGCAATAGTTGCTAAGTCCGAGGATATGTGGCACAAGACCATTGCACACGCCCTAACAACTACAAGAGGTCAAGAAACTCTGTAAAAAGATAAGAAGACTCTGCATTGAAGCACACAACTTTCAAACatacttaaacaacttaatcaaagtGTTTAAAGTTATCcataagtcctagctcaactggcaaaatgacgaaattgttaggtcggatgccatgaccggggttcgaaccccgatacctccacttgtgtgtgtgagtttataatggctttgtcatttcgtctatctacaaaaaaaaaaagtgtttaaagCTTCATAGCAAAATTGATTTCACAAATCAACTATAAAGATTCCTAAAATCTCAGAGAGTATGAAtcaatcttatcttatcttcttaaagatgatattattcctctcttcttcttcctattGTTCAACTCCATTCAAACTTCCAAATCATTTGTAAGAGAAAAATCTCATCTAGCTCTAAGAGTATTAAAGTGTAGGCTGAGTATAAAGTTGTAAAGTCTTGCATGACTTAGCAAAGAAAGTCGTAAGCATgatgaggcttagagaatacatgTTGTAATTGTTCCAAGGGAACAAGGTTGTACGATGCAGGAGTTAAaaagttatctcaagcatcatagtgaaAATCTCagaagattgtgaggagtgaaTTAGCCCCCATTAGATGAACCAATGTAAATTATgcgtgtctttcttctctttccTATACCATTTACTTACGgtaaacacaacacacacacacacacaatcatttacatttaatatattgtttttacagTAACACTTTAGAACTTTCTGAAGTCTCTTTTTAACTTaacattttcaagtttcaacttaAGAATTACTTTTTAAGTAcatgatttaatttaaaaaaaaaaggtcttaCTTCAAGGTGTATTTTGTGAATAGCGAACATACGATCACAAGTTTAAAATCCAATATTTATAATAGAAGATTAATGTTTAAGCCTTTGTACCTCTGCCTGGTCAGCTGTTTTGGAAGGACGACCATGATCCTTTTAGGGACAATTGTTGTCATTTGAGGGCactctttagaagttaggtctaacataaagttctaggtttaaggttttggtttgtgaaggattcgttattatgatgaaccaataatcccaagacttttttttatttttattctttccttttaattaaaaattcaaactttaatcTCAAACtctcatctaatcattatttaaagttaattgaattcataactctatgtcggaacgatactttatttttactacttcgatagaactgtgcacttgcggttttatcccattagTTGTTTGCCTCGGTACCCGTTCTTATGTGCCACTGACCCATCTGGTTGTTTTCCTGCTTCTCATTCTTCCTTGTTATGGGCTGCTTTGGCTATCATTCTCGTGGGTCATTTGCTCTCATGCCACGACCATGCGGTCTCGTTTTGGGAGGATCACTTTGGGACTTAACAATGAATGAGTTTCAATCAATGCTGAAACAGCTCCCCAAACTATTATGTGAGGAACTCAAGTTATGGCTTGTACATGAAGCTGAATGGAAAATCCCTTTGTAGTTGGAATTCGTTcgcgtgttttttttttgtttctccgGACATCTGGTTcgttaaatgtttttaaaacaatatccattttaagttatttctaagacaatgtttttttttgtttcatttaattttattttcaaggtCTTCCTAACCACTGTCTcatgaatatttataaagaaattcattaatagaatttttttttcaaatataagttGTCCTATTTGTTCAAGTAATagttatgtcattttttttaataaaaatttatctttatttaaatTGCTTAACTAATATCCTTGAGAAACACTCTCGACATCCTCTTTATTTTTGAGCTATGTTATTTGTACATTTAAAATTGGACAACCATTAACTTTGCAAggagtagagctgtcaaaacgggcgagcccgtttagcccgaataaatatagggcttcggcctaaaatattgagcccgaattttaatagggctttttagcccggcccttaaaagcccggtacccgttagggctagcccgaatgggccgggggtagcccgttagcccgcataacaaaaaaaaattctataaattatatatatatttcaaataattatttacttagttgattatcaaagtataaaacaaaagtgaaaattcaatgaattaacacaaatataaatgtaatataaaattatatttattcatttcgttatttatagttttaaagatcgaatatataaatatctataaccataacatatctaatttatttaaaatcatttttctcgtcgttttagtttacgatgtttgtacgaaaatgtttacaatttacttttgtgctagacattatttaaacatattaaaaatattatttataaaaaaattatagtagtgttttataatattttttaaaataaaaaaaatataatttttaatacgggccggcccgtgtagggccgggctcgggtagtatatttcaagcccgttttatcaatcgggctttttggcccggtccgctaaagcccgaagcccgctaGGGTTGGCCCGTTtagggccgggccgcccgttttgacagctctagcaAGGAGTATAGAAATCGAAATcagataaaatattattaaacataGCAAATAAATTGTTGGTTGTACAatttagttgttcaaatatcatttctatttatttttaaatctcttttaatttaattttaaagtatCTTCGTTAGTTTGTGACCCAACATATGTTGAATCATACACAGAGACATCATAGAGGTGTTTAAGTGCTGTAATAAATTATGTTAATGAAAGTTGGTAgttagttgaattttttttttaaggaattagtTAGTTGAAATTTTGACGTTAATGTATTAGTCTAGCGTTGGTCTATGTGGACTTTTGTGCTAGTCGAGGTTAGGCATGTTAGGAATTAACAAgaattttaatggaaaattgaAGATGTGagttatttttaaacaatttttatttgaaaaaaaatcaattattttgagacagtGTGTGAGTGTCAATTTTACAATTTAAGTGCATGTTTCCAActgttttgaatgaaaatatcCATTAATTATGATGGCAAAGCCACAGCCCACAAGGGAGTAacaaatgtcattttttcacAATCTTCTTTGATTTAGACCGATTGCTACGAACCTCTCTCGTTTTCTATCTAAAGCTTCCATTAATTTTTTGGCCTCATCAATTGTTTGGTTTAATCGGAGAACTCAACTTGAGCCACTCCTTTTCACATCCACTCAAAATACGTTTCAAAAGTCTCATGTCGCACTTGCTACCACTAAATAAATGGGGCAGAATATCGAACTATAATTTTGTcccattaattttgtttttgacaaattgtcccttttaaaatttaaaaacgtacatcaaaattattttcaaaccaCTCTTATCTTTTACAAGGTGTAATTAAGACCATAACATGAATAGTGAAATTACTAAAGTGGAGAGTGTCAGAGGTCCGGAGGAAGAGATTCGTCATCACTCGAGGCTTTGTGGATGCATGATACGATGTTTTCACTGCAATAAGTTAGCGTTAGAAGACTCATTCACAATTatctctaactttttttttggcagATAGAAGAGATGACAAAAccatcataaactcacacacacaaagtgGAGGTATGAGACATTTTTAGTAAGTTCAAACCCCGATCATGACGTCcaacctaacaattttgacatttttacgAATTGAGTTAGGACTTATGAGACAAATTATCTCTAACTTCTATTGAAGTAACATGTAACATATACATCgacacttcttaaaaaaaccacatatattgaccaatcaatatttttatgcCAATAGTAACTtgtaatatttttcatataaaaaaaagtctataaACAAAATGGTGTTGTTATCGCAAAAGAAATGGAAGAAGACATTGATAATTTAGATTTCGATTAGAATATAAATAGAGTCCATAAAAtgattcaaaatgatatattCATTAACTtatgctatttttattttaggaatgAACTTATACTggtattaaagttttttttttaagggatcaTACCATTAGAGGATATGACGTGTCATGTTAACCTGACATAATACATTATGCTTTGATCTCACATCAACGCCAACCgattagaaaataatttgtgCATGAAATTAAAGTCATCTCACAAACTAAATTGTCAAAAATTAAAGATCATCTAAATTTTGAACTCATGATAATATCTAGTATGACGGTTTTGATGTGAGAATAACGTGTAGAAGCTCATATTTGATTAACAGATAAGGTAGTATACTAGTAGTCTCTTATGATAGAAGGTAACAATGTTGATTATGAACTTATTTTCAGACATGTGGGAGTGAAAATCATTTCtgtgcattattttttttttccaacaacCAACAGAAGTAAttaattcccttaaaaaaaacatattattgGATTATTTTAGATCTCCAACTCCTTTAACTCTTTGTTTTATAGTTAATCAACTATCACTTTGCACTCCTAACCATTTTATTGCATTTGTTaggtatttttaaaaagaaatcattaaattatttaaaaaaaacattaataaaaaattgttaaatctttggaaaaaaattaatataaaattgttagcgaattgattttttttttaagggtaacCTAAGTATTATTGTCAAATTTTGATTGCTTCAGAAAAATCGATATTttttgtgagaaaaaaaaaattatatagactCCAATTTCCTTCAACATTTCCTTCTGCAATTACAACTTGcactcatctctctctctctctctctctctctctagcaaAACCCTCGTTTCATTCTTCCGCGATAATATCCACAGAAAAACCCAGAAACCTTCGACGACTCATTCTGTAACAAATTTCATGGTTCGAATCGCTGAGTTGAATCGGAGAGGAATCTGAGTTCATCGTTAATCGATTGACGCACGTGCTGATGGGTGCTGCTGGTTCCAAGCTTGAGAAGGCACTCGGTGACCAATTCCCTGAAGGAGAACGTTACTTTGGTCTTGAGAATTTCGGCAATACTTGTTATTGCAACAGCGTTTTGCAGGTTTTAATCGATTCTTTTTAATCTTCTATTTTCCAATCCGATTCATTCTAAATCGTAGTGAATTTGCTTTCTTTGATTGTTTATTCATGATTCATAGCCATCGTTAATTGTAaccattgttttttcttttttgaatttatgttgacttgttcaaacaaatttttaagaGTTTATTTGTTGAATAATCTACAAGGATTTTTGTTATCGACCTATTTGGAATTgattatttgagtttatctaatgacataattatttgtgagactgtttgagaaaatttattaaaacaatttatgatatgtttgtaagttgttttcacttattttcataagctcttcaagATAACTTCTATAAACAGCTTATATCTTATATGTAAACagtttgaatttaatttattttttgttatataaatagttTTAGATAAAAGGGTTGCCAAATAGTGGCCATAGCGGCACTGTAACACTATAGAATAGCCGAATTGAGTCTAATCGCTATGCTCAACCATTCACTATTTAGTACGAAGtgttgtaaaaattaaaatagcgGCTATTGCAGATGTGTTGTAACATAGTAGAATTTGAACAGACcgtattttttatgatttgcaattgacaacactgcACATAACCACTTATATGATAatcacttaattaagttgttctTCCAAACAGGCCTAATTATTATTCTaagtattaaatttgaaaatgggtttgtTTGTTATTCTTTTTGTGGAGATTTCTGGGTTGTTCACCATCATGTTACTCATTCTGCTTCCTTCTGCAGGCACTATACTTTTGTGTTCCATTTCGGGAACAACTGCTGGAGTATTATGGAAATAACAAAACCTTAGGGGATGCAGAAGAAAATCTTCTGACTTGCTTAGCTGACTTGTTTTCACAGGTAATTAATTTGtagtttggaaattttgtgCATTACATGGGTGACGCCTCTATgctttttcatatttgattGACTGAAGCATGATTCAGAGTTTGATAGTTCGTAATTCGTATTGTCTTCACTAATTTCGGATTATGATTCATGCTTTGGACCCTTGTCAAAGATGCTGCTGACTTCTCAGCCTTGcattcttcttcctcttctttcaTTTGGTCTTCAaacaagtgttttttttatctgAATGCCTCGCAGTGGTTTTTGCTATCCTTAGTTTTGgttttaaaaccatattttctttaataacATATCCTACcagattttcttattttttatttcctttttctgttATTGTTTGTGTTGAAGGAGAATTTGTCAGGCATGAGATAAACAAGTTGAGAATAAAAGATATGGTTACTGAATAAAAACGTAAATAAGTCTTTTCTAACTGACCATAGAAGCTGCACCATGATTATCTAGCATCTGGAAAGTTTGAAAATTAGTCGttgcaaattttaaaatcaGCGAGATACATAAGACATCCAACAGTAGAGTTTACTTTGTGAGGTTTGTGAACCTGAAACAAATCATTTGTATAAATCCTATCAAGTATCAACTATATCTTGATGTCATTTACATGCTTAGTTATGTCTTTCTTGATCCTGAATTCAACATATTTATTTCTGTTGGTATAGATAAGTTCGCAGAAGAAGAAAACCGGTGTCATTGCTCCCAAACGATTTGTACAGAGgttgaaaaaacagaatgaactCTTTCGTAGCTATATGCATCAGGTATGTACTTTACCTTAAGTGTTAAGAACAAGCTCCTGTACATCGAATTGTTATTCATGAATTCTGTAAAAACTGTTGACAGTGGCATTTAGATtataaagtataaatataaataagacATTAGTTCGGATATGGGTTTGTATGCAGTGTTTGGCTATGTTACTTGTCGCTCCATGATGCAAAGATGCAGTAGGTGTCTCCATGTTTATTTGCATTTCCTTGTTTCGAATTTTCAGCTTTTCTGCACATGAGTCCTAGTTAGAGATGCTATTATCTATATTGGATGTTTCCAGATGGTAATGTTAAGAGCTTGACAACAAGTATTTTAGTTGGTGGATCGTTAGGCAGACCAGGGTTACTTTTTTATTCTGCCAGGTTGGACCAAATTCAAGGCATGCGGTTTTCACCCTCAGAAATATTACAAGCTTTTTTTAATTCACAAAAACATACAAGGTTGTTAGCATGTTATCATTTACTTTATGTTGACAGTCCCACATTTGATGTGATATGGCCcctgaaaaattatttataagtgGGAGGCATCTCTCACCTTACAAGCTAGTTTTGTAGGGTGAATTAACACCAATCCAAAAGTTGATATGGTGTCAGAGCCTGTCTAAGATCCGTTGAGCCACCTGTTTTGAATCCACTCAGGTCAATTGGATCAGCCCAAAACATGTTGAAGCTGAAAGCAAATTCTAAGATGAGGCCTTTAAATGCATAAATTAAAAATGCAAtaatttgcaacaaaaaaattataaaatatacgTCACTatgtataaaattaaaaaagtcaaTCAGATATTTATTTGTGATCCAGTGGTTTAGCTTGCTTGTTTTTCCCAATTGCAAGGGGGTTCCAATCATGAGGGTAGCAATTTTTGggcattattttttgtaaagaaaTACGATAATGCAGAAAAGGCTTATCCAAGAATTAAATGTAAGTTCTACCTGCAAAACAAATGCTAACCACTGCGCCATTATAAACATTTGCAATATCATTGGACAGCACAATATATGGAAATCCACCACTTGAACTAAGTATGCCACGGTGGCTTGGGCTGATCCTGCAAGTTACGGTCTAGATGTTCATTCATGGGCGTAAGGAGTGTCTGTTGGCTATGGTAAGAGTCCCACAAGAGTCAGCACAAATTTATAACCTGAAGGGTATTTATAAGTGGGTCCCACCAGAGTCAACGCAAATTTATAACCTGAAAAAGTAGTTATAAGTGGGAGACATTCTTCACCttacaagttggttttgtacGGTTGAGTTAGGTTCGACCAAATTAAGACTTTAGATATGATCTTtattaactattattatatatcCGGTGGAATCATAATCTTTTCCATGTCACAACTCACAACTCACAACCATCCCTTATCACTTTACATTATTAAGCTTGCTAATAGATTTGGCTGCATATCACTGTTATACAGATGGCGATaccaattagttttttttttctttccttttcattCTATGATGAAATAATTCTGTAACTGATGTTCACTGTCTGTTTAGCAAAAATGACAACAATTTGTTACTTGCAGATGAGATTGTAGTTTACCATGAATGTTCACTGTAGCATACAAGtttattcatcatcatcatcatcatcatcatcattattattattatcattatcattgaTTGTCTGTTAATTTTAATGTATCATTGGTTGCACAGTACCTCATATTTTGTCTAGTTTTTAACTAATACAACAATGTTACTGTCGGTCTTCTCTTTTCGGTAGGATGCCCACGAATTCTTGAACTTTTTACTGAATGAACTTGTCGACATTCTGGAGAAAGAGGCTCAGGCTGCAAAGACTGATCCAGAGATACCAACACCTTCTGAAAAGGTTGCAAATGGGTTCAAGAATGGTCATGCTAATGGACCTAAGAAAGAGCCTTTAATTACTTGGGTACACAAAAACTTTCAGGTGACCTGCTTTGCcaaaatttttgtcatttttttttttgttgcgacAAATTTGGAGGAAGTATAAATTGTGAACTTTGTAATGGATACAGTTAATTAGAGTTCTCCTTTTAAGTGTGCACGCCGTGATACTGATCAGTTGTGAATATCCATTCATATTTGCTTCTAGTTGTAATATGGAGGAGCGCATTATGCGAGATACTAAAGTACTTGTTTCATTCTTATTGATTTATCTATCATAAGCTAACTTTATTATCACACTTAcgaaaatgataataataatcaaaataatttgcttctgtcaatttttatttattattttttcttttgagggtGGACATGTTGAGAGAAGATATATAGATTTTGAAGTAAGGAAAGTAGATCAGATGAAGAGTAGTCAAATCACTAGAGGCAGAGGGAGACCTAGataaactataagagaaactattaagatcTAGAGATTAGCGAGTTGGATAgaaatatggtatatgataGAGTATTATGgcatcatttgatccatgtattAGAATTTAGACCCCACTTAgagggataaggcttggttgttgtatttttttttcttttgcggGGTGGTGGTTGATGTTATTCTCATTGTGTCGATCACAAAATTTAGATTTATATCTATATTGTGGAATTTCATTGTTGCAAGTTGTTGTGACCAGGGAATACTCACCAATGAGACAAGGTGCTTGCAATGTGAAACTGTGACAGCTAGGGACGAAACATTTTTTGACTTGAGCCTTGATATTGAGCAAAACAGTTCAATTACAAGCTGTTTGAAAAATTTCAGTTCCACTGAGACGTTGAATGCTGAGGACAAATTTTTCTGTGACAAGTGCTGCAGGTATATGCTTTTATATTGTGGCATCAGCTGTTACTTGGTTTCTTGATTGGTTGGGAAAATGTAAACTGTCTGTTGTCAACCATTTTGAATCACGTGCTTGGCTAAATGAGTAAACGATGCTACTGCTTGTTTAACATGGATTTCAATTGATGCATTAGACTTTatcaaaaaccaaatttttagATATCTGTTCAGATCTAGATCATTTAGTAGTTTCCTGTAAAGGTTTTTTACGCcattgttttctacttttaacTGGAGAGGGAAATAAATGTGGTGAATCATATATGTCAAATTGTTTGAATATCATGTATATTTTTGGACATTTTTATCTCCTTTTTGAATATCATGTTCGTTTTTCCATTGATTGGCATTTCATTTGTTTTCTGAACGGG from Medicago truncatula cultivar Jemalong A17 chromosome 8, MtrunA17r5.0-ANR, whole genome shotgun sequence includes the following:
- the LOC25501908 gene encoding ubiquitin carboxyl-terminal hydrolase 4, whose product is MGAAGSKLEKALGDQFPEGERYFGLENFGNTCYCNSVLQALYFCVPFREQLLEYYGNNKTLGDAEENLLTCLADLFSQISSQKKKTGVIAPKRFVQRLKKQNELFRSYMHQDAHEFLNFLLNELVDILEKEAQAAKTDPEIPTPSEKVANGFKNGHANGPKKEPLITWVHKNFQGILTNETRCLQCETVTARDETFFDLSLDIEQNSSITSCLKNFSSTETLNAEDKFFCDKCCSLQEAQKRMKIKKPPHILVIHLKRFKYMEQLGRYKKLSYRVVFPLELKLSNTVEDADIEYSLFAVVVHVGSGPNHGHYVSLVKSHNHWLFFDDENVEMIDESAVQTFFGSPQEYSTNTDHGYILFYESIGPGNSN